One genomic window of Desulfitobacterium chlororespirans DSM 11544 includes the following:
- a CDS encoding response regulator → MGANVLIVDDAAFMRMMVKDILTKNGFTVVGEAENGAVAVDKFVELTPDLVIMDITMPEMDGLQAVREIRKKDPQAKIIMCSAMGQQAMVIDAIQSGAKDFIVKPFQADRVVEAVKKALK, encoded by the coding sequence GTGGGTGCTAATGTTTTAATTGTTGATGATGCTGCATTTATGCGGATGATGGTCAAGGATATCTTAACCAAGAACGGCTTCACAGTGGTTGGTGAGGCTGAAAATGGGGCTGTGGCCGTGGACAAATTTGTTGAGCTGACCCCGGATTTGGTGATCATGGACATTACCATGCCTGAAATGGATGGACTGCAGGCCGTTCGCGAGATTCGCAAGAAGGACCCTCAAGCCAAGATCATTATGTGTAGTGCCATGGGTCAGCAAGCGATGGTTATCGATGCTATTCAATCCGGGGCCAAGGACTTTATTGTCAAACCCTTCCAAGCAGATCGGGTGGTTGAGGCTGTAAAAAAGGCGCTGAAGTAA
- the fliO gene encoding flagellar biosynthetic protein FliO, which produces MQYTDETPIQPQVTDGVSNSVSDPSYWGGIIGTILVFLLILVVALWVIRKMNQASFRGMQAPWARVLDRQMLNASQSLYLVEIAGKLQILGGTDHHLTKIDEINDPELAAEILDELAHRPTERVEGILSGIAQRTFGGKRRRGKEPFADELERLLEEVDQ; this is translated from the coding sequence ATGCAATATACCGATGAAACACCCATTCAACCTCAGGTAACGGATGGAGTGAGTAATAGTGTATCCGATCCCTCCTACTGGGGGGGGATCATCGGGACGATTCTCGTCTTTCTCCTTATTCTGGTGGTTGCTTTATGGGTCATCCGCAAAATGAACCAAGCTTCTTTCCGGGGCATGCAGGCGCCTTGGGCGAGAGTTCTGGATCGGCAAATGCTCAATGCCAGCCAATCCCTTTATTTGGTGGAAATTGCCGGAAAGCTCCAGATCCTGGGGGGGACGGATCATCATTTGACGAAGATCGATGAGATCAATGACCCTGAGCTGGCGGCCGAGATCCTGGATGAGCTGGCCCACCGGCCCACTGAGCGTGTGGAGGGCATTCTATCCGGAATTGCCCAGCGCACCTTTGGCGGTAAACGTCGCCGGGGGAAAGAACCCTTCGCCGATGAGCTTGAACGTTTGCTTGAGGAGGTGGACCAATGA
- the fliP gene encoding flagellar type III secretion system pore protein FliP (The bacterial flagellar biogenesis protein FliP forms a type III secretion system (T3SS)-type pore required for flagellar assembly.), whose protein sequence is MTATVKALGSAKKRNVKALLLFFLILGGILVNTDAVLAAGLTLDFGTTTAEQTSSTLQILLLLTVLSIAPAILVLMTSFTRTIIVLSFVRNALGTQQLPPNQVLIGLSLFLTFFVMAPTWNEINTQALQPYMQNQITQAEALQQAEAPLRQFMFEQTREKDLTLFVGLARMEQPQTYGDIPTYVLIPAFVISELKTAFQMGFAIFIPFMVIDMLVASVLMSMGMMMLPPMMVSLPFKILLFVLVDGWHLVVQSLVTSFY, encoded by the coding sequence ATGACAGCCACCGTGAAGGCATTGGGTTCAGCAAAGAAGCGAAACGTGAAAGCTTTGCTGCTGTTCTTCTTGATTTTGGGCGGAATACTGGTCAATACAGATGCAGTTTTGGCCGCAGGCTTAACCCTTGATTTCGGGACGACAACGGCTGAGCAAACCAGTTCAACCCTGCAAATCCTGCTTTTATTGACCGTACTCTCCATCGCTCCGGCCATTCTTGTGCTGATGACCTCTTTTACCCGGACGATTATCGTCCTCTCCTTTGTGCGCAATGCCCTTGGTACACAGCAGCTGCCGCCCAATCAGGTACTTATCGGTCTTTCTTTATTCTTAACCTTTTTCGTCATGGCGCCCACTTGGAACGAGATCAATACCCAGGCGCTTCAGCCCTATATGCAAAATCAAATAACACAGGCAGAGGCTCTGCAGCAAGCGGAAGCCCCTTTAAGGCAATTTATGTTCGAGCAGACCCGGGAAAAAGATCTTACTCTGTTTGTCGGTCTGGCCAGAATGGAGCAACCGCAAACTTACGGGGATATCCCTACCTATGTCCTCATTCCTGCCTTTGTAATCAGTGAGCTGAAGACAGCCTTTCAGATGGGCTTTGCTATCTTTATCCCCTTTATGGTGATCGATATGCTGGTGGCTTCTGTGCTGATGTCCATGGGTATGATGATGCTTCCCCCCATGATGGTTTCCTTGCCCTTTAAGATTCTTCTGTTTGTCCTGGTGGACGGTTGGCACCTTGTCGTCCAGTCACTTGTCACAAGCTTCTACTAA
- the fliQ gene encoding flagellar biosynthesis protein FliQ, producing MNQSDVLYLAKEALMTALMIGGPVLGVSLLVGLMVSIFQAMTQIQEQTLTFIPKILAIALVMLLLGPWMLNVITGFTTNLFNDLAIFGKY from the coding sequence ATGAATCAGAGTGACGTACTTTATCTGGCCAAAGAAGCCTTGATGACTGCTTTGATGATCGGAGGTCCTGTATTGGGTGTGAGCTTGCTTGTGGGTTTAATGGTCAGTATTTTTCAGGCCATGACTCAGATTCAAGAGCAGACCCTGACCTTTATTCCCAAAATCCTGGCCATTGCTCTTGTCATGCTTTTATTGGGTCCGTGGATGCTTAATGTGATTACAGGGTTTACTACCAATCTTTTTAATGACTTAGCCATTTTTGGTAAATATTAA
- the fliR gene encoding flagellar biosynthetic protein FliR, which produces MGLAEFLQWNLTLFLLILSRWAGMIMLAPVFGARGVPAMVKLGLAVSISIILYPLIMAAGPQIPSETLPYAALLIKEIVVGLVIGFVIYAITAVLEGAGQLIDMQMGFNMSGAIDPIFGVQSAMMGNFQMILAIMLLLATNSHHYLIAAMVKSYTYVPINPGALPQGLNYYIFLIREIFTLSVQLALPVIGALVLTDIGVGLLMRTVPQMNIFTVIFPVKIIFGFTILFLGIGFFGETVNMLFERAMTWLLELYKGWQGT; this is translated from the coding sequence ATGGGCTTAGCAGAATTTTTGCAATGGAATCTCACGCTGTTCCTCCTTATTCTCTCACGTTGGGCAGGCATGATTATGCTGGCTCCGGTGTTTGGAGCCCGCGGGGTTCCTGCCATGGTCAAACTGGGCTTAGCGGTAAGCATTTCGATCATCCTCTATCCGCTCATCATGGCCGCCGGCCCCCAGATTCCCAGCGAAACACTGCCCTATGCAGCACTATTAATCAAAGAAATTGTGGTTGGCCTTGTGATCGGCTTTGTCATTTATGCCATTACTGCCGTATTAGAAGGGGCAGGCCAATTGATTGACATGCAGATGGGCTTTAATATGAGCGGAGCCATCGATCCGATCTTTGGTGTGCAAAGCGCGATGATGGGTAATTTTCAAATGATTTTGGCCATTATGCTCCTCCTGGCTACCAACTCCCACCATTATCTTATTGCGGCTATGGTCAAGAGCTATACTTATGTCCCGATTAATCCGGGGGCTCTCCCCCAAGGACTTAATTATTATATCTTTCTCATTCGGGAAATCTTCACCTTATCCGTACAACTGGCCCTCCCTGTCATCGGTGCGTTGGTTCTGACGGATATCGGCGTAGGGCTCTTGATGCGCACTGTACCCCAGATGAATATTTTTACGGTCATCTTTCCCGTTAAGATCATCTTTGGCTTTACTATTCTTTTTTTGGGAATCGGCTTTTTTGGCGAAACAGTCAACATGCTCTTTGAGCGGGCCATGACCTGGCTTTTAGAGCTGTATAAAGGGTGGCAGGGAACATGA
- the flhB gene encoding flagellar biosynthesis protein FlhB yields the protein MSEKTFQATPRRRQEARKKGQVFKSTEMVSALMLVSFIGLLKFYVPTMLEKVSQVFPYVYGLSAEWTTRSVASLMVDLLWLGIQIVAPLFVVGAVIATGANYLQVRSLFTVEPLKPQLSRISMISGAKRMFGMKAWVELIKSLLKVTFIGYFVYATIRDNFEIFPVMARLTVGQGAMFIGGLIIEMGWKIALSFFIIAAIDFLYQWWDYEKNLKMSHEELKQEYKQTEGNPQLKGEIKRKQRAMSMRRMMQDLKTADVVVTNPTHYAVALRYDPKENSAPVVVAKGADEIAQRIKQLAKDYGIITMENKPLARALFAQAEIGQAVPADLYKAVAEVLAFVYRLKRKKYTG from the coding sequence ATGAGTGAAAAAACGTTTCAGGCCACGCCCAGGCGCAGGCAGGAAGCACGCAAGAAAGGCCAGGTCTTTAAGAGCACGGAAATGGTTTCCGCACTTATGCTGGTCAGCTTTATTGGGTTGTTAAAGTTCTATGTGCCCACCATGCTGGAAAAGGTTAGCCAGGTCTTTCCTTATGTCTATGGGCTATCGGCGGAATGGACCACCCGCTCTGTCGCCAGTCTGATGGTGGATCTTCTCTGGCTGGGCATTCAAATTGTCGCTCCTTTGTTTGTGGTGGGGGCAGTTATCGCCACCGGTGCCAATTACCTTCAGGTGCGCTCTCTTTTCACGGTGGAGCCTTTAAAGCCCCAACTGAGCCGGATTAGTATGATTAGCGGTGCTAAACGGATGTTCGGCATGAAAGCCTGGGTGGAGCTGATCAAATCCCTGCTTAAGGTCACCTTTATCGGCTATTTTGTTTACGCCACCATCCGGGATAATTTTGAAATCTTTCCGGTCATGGCCCGTCTCACGGTTGGCCAGGGGGCGATGTTCATCGGCGGTTTGATCATCGAGATGGGTTGGAAAATTGCTCTGTCTTTTTTCATCATTGCGGCCATCGATTTTCTCTACCAGTGGTGGGATTATGAGAAAAATCTCAAGATGTCCCACGAAGAGTTAAAGCAGGAATATAAGCAAACGGAAGGGAATCCTCAGCTTAAAGGGGAAATTAAAAGAAAACAAAGGGCCATGTCCATGCGCCGCATGATGCAGGATTTAAAAACTGCCGATGTGGTGGTGACCAATCCCACCCACTATGCTGTCGCCCTGCGCTATGATCCCAAGGAAAATTCGGCTCCGGTGGTGGTGGCTAAAGGCGCCGATGAAATTGCCCAACGGATTAAGCAACTTGCCAAAGACTATGGCATCATAACCATGGAAAATAAACCGCTGGCCCGTGCCCTTTTCGCTCAGGCGGAAATCGGACAGGCCGTACCTGCGGATCTCTATAAAGCCGTGGCAGAGGTTCTCGCCTTCGTGTACCGGCTTAAGCGAAAAAAATATACCGGTTAA
- the flhA gene encoding flagellar biosynthesis protein FlhA has protein sequence MAANAPRRLHISIDVLAAIFIVSIVVMMVVPIPSLLLDILLTISISAAVLTLMIAVFTKDPLHFSVLPSLILILTLFRLSLNVSTTRLILADGHAGDVIQQFGEFVVKGSAVVGFIIFAILVVVNFIVITKGSERVSEVGARFTLDAMPGKQMSIDADLNAGMITETQARDRRQKIQAEADFYGAMDGASKFVKGDAIAAIIILFINIIGGFVTGVVMRGMDITEALHTYTLLTIGDGLVTQIPALLMSTATGLVVTRAASETNLAEDLSSQLFHTPKALYITAGVAMVLAMFGLPLLPLLIVAIVLVALGRVMDKGSQKAVVEESAAARETALEESKKPENVLNLLNVDNMELELGYALIALVDVQQGGDLLDRIVLIRRQVASELGFIVPVIRVRDNMNLQPNQYSIKIRSAEVAGGEILADHYLAMSSGLGDDNIPGIPTKEPAFGLDAKWINAVYREEVEMNGGTVVDAPTVLATHLTEVIKSNAWEILSRQDVKTLLDHAREQAPAAVDDAMEHLDLGQLQKILSNLLRERVSIRDMVTILETLADYASTTKDLDRLTEYVRQSLARQIVQPLLGMDKQLPVLTLDPKLEQLILDSIQPSDFGSYMTLDPRVLQELMQSLAREMEKMVLKGYNPVLVCAPVVRINLKRVTERQLPQLMVLSYNELVHGVQVQAVGMVTTGNAS, from the coding sequence ATGGCCGCAAATGCGCCCCGCCGCCTGCACATCAGTATTGATGTGCTCGCCGCTATTTTTATTGTCTCGATCGTTGTCATGATGGTTGTACCGATTCCTTCTCTGTTGTTAGATATTCTATTGACCATAAGTATTTCTGCTGCAGTTCTTACTTTAATGATTGCGGTATTCACCAAAGACCCTTTGCATTTTTCGGTGCTTCCCTCTTTGATTCTGATCTTAACCTTGTTTCGTCTCTCCCTTAATGTGTCGACGACCCGCTTAATTCTCGCCGATGGTCATGCCGGTGATGTTATCCAGCAGTTTGGCGAGTTTGTTGTCAAAGGCAGTGCGGTGGTCGGTTTTATCATCTTCGCCATCCTGGTTGTCGTAAACTTTATCGTCATTACCAAGGGTTCGGAACGGGTATCTGAAGTAGGGGCCCGCTTCACCTTGGATGCTATGCCGGGAAAACAAATGAGCATTGATGCCGACCTGAATGCCGGAATGATTACAGAAACCCAGGCCCGGGATCGCCGGCAAAAGATTCAGGCAGAGGCCGATTTTTATGGGGCCATGGATGGAGCCAGCAAATTCGTCAAAGGGGACGCCATCGCCGCTATTATCATTCTCTTTATTAACATTATTGGGGGATTTGTTACCGGAGTCGTTATGCGGGGTATGGACATCACGGAAGCTTTGCATACCTATACTCTATTGACTATTGGGGATGGACTTGTGACACAAATTCCAGCCCTTTTGATGTCTACGGCTACAGGTCTGGTGGTCACCCGGGCCGCCTCGGAAACCAACCTGGCTGAGGACCTCTCCAGCCAGCTTTTCCACACGCCGAAGGCTCTTTACATAACCGCAGGGGTAGCCATGGTCCTGGCCATGTTCGGGCTCCCTCTTTTGCCTTTGTTGATCGTTGCGATTGTCCTTGTGGCGCTGGGCAGAGTTATGGATAAAGGCAGTCAGAAAGCAGTGGTTGAAGAGAGCGCGGCGGCACGGGAAACAGCCCTTGAAGAAAGTAAAAAACCGGAGAATGTCCTTAATCTTTTAAATGTGGATAACATGGAGTTGGAGTTGGGGTATGCCCTGATCGCTTTAGTCGATGTCCAGCAGGGGGGCGATCTCTTAGACCGTATCGTCTTAATCCGGCGGCAGGTGGCCAGTGAATTGGGCTTTATCGTGCCGGTGATTCGCGTCAGGGATAATATGAATCTGCAACCCAATCAGTATTCGATTAAAATCCGCAGTGCTGAGGTGGCCGGGGGAGAAATCCTGGCCGATCACTATCTGGCCATGAGCAGTGGTCTGGGGGATGATAATATTCCGGGCATACCTACCAAAGAGCCAGCTTTTGGGCTGGACGCCAAGTGGATTAATGCTGTTTACAGAGAAGAAGTCGAGATGAACGGCGGGACGGTGGTGGATGCGCCCACCGTCTTAGCGACCCATTTAACCGAAGTGATTAAGAGCAATGCCTGGGAAATCTTAAGCCGTCAGGATGTGAAGACTCTTCTGGATCATGCTCGGGAGCAGGCACCGGCGGCAGTGGATGATGCCATGGAGCATTTGGATTTGGGGCAACTGCAAAAAATCCTTTCGAACCTGCTGAGAGAACGGGTTTCCATTCGGGATATGGTGACCATTTTGGAAACATTAGCCGATTATGCCTCAACCACAAAGGATTTGGACCGCCTTACGGAGTATGTTCGTCAGTCCTTAGCCCGGCAGATTGTTCAGCCTCTTCTGGGCATGGACAAACAGTTGCCGGTGCTTACTTTAGATCCGAAGCTGGAGCAGCTGATTCTGGACAGCATCCAGCCTTCGGATTTTGGGAGCTATATGACTCTGGATCCCCGTGTATTGCAGGAACTTATGCAATCCTTAGCCCGGGAGATGGAGAAAATGGTCTTAAAAGGGTATAACCCTGTTCTGGTCTGCGCTCCGGTAGTAAGGATTAATCTAAAACGGGTAACTGAGCGTCAGTTGCCTCAGCTTATGGTTCTATCTTATAACGAACTTGTGCATGGTGTGCAGGTTCAGGCAGTAGGGATGGTGACGACTGGAAATGCGAGTTAA
- the flhF gene encoding flagellar biosynthesis protein FlhF: MRVKRFVGDTVAETMGKVKKELGADAVILQTRQFKEGGVLGLFGKHKVEVMAAIEEEPVRKEQAPVKSLYPANPYGVRKESPLPMERPAFDSRKGAEPPALEKTPRVEVSAPKGAELNALEAELQSMRKLLESMNRQIEGLDGEQSVWPVPLQKWADLLKERGINPKLIKRILRSVQQNVREEDWGEDHRVRACLKETIRRICNNTAAIQPGVRKPRIVALVGPTGVGKTTTIGKLAAGFSIVDKRRVALITADTYRVAAVEQLKTFGEIIGVPVDVVMTPSGLREAIQRHEDKELIFIDTAGRSPHHDLHMSELKAFLEKAQPELTMLVMSAATQAADLARIYERFEPLTTHLIFTKLDETIGGGTILNLLERTDLPVAYITNGQNVPDDIEVATPERLTRYILGEGDRRE; the protein is encoded by the coding sequence ATGCGAGTTAAGCGTTTTGTTGGCGATACAGTAGCCGAGACCATGGGCAAAGTGAAGAAGGAATTGGGCGCCGATGCCGTCATCCTTCAGACACGGCAATTTAAGGAAGGCGGAGTATTGGGGCTTTTTGGCAAACATAAAGTGGAAGTGATGGCGGCTATTGAAGAAGAGCCTGTGAGGAAAGAACAAGCTCCTGTCAAATCTTTATACCCAGCGAACCCTTATGGGGTTCGGAAGGAAAGCCCTTTGCCTATGGAACGACCCGCTTTTGATTCAAGAAAGGGAGCGGAGCCCCCTGCGCTGGAAAAGACTCCCCGGGTTGAGGTGAGTGCTCCAAAGGGGGCGGAACTCAATGCTTTAGAGGCAGAACTGCAATCCATGCGCAAATTGCTGGAAAGTATGAACCGCCAAATTGAAGGTTTGGATGGAGAGCAAAGCGTATGGCCTGTGCCTTTGCAGAAATGGGCCGATCTGCTCAAAGAGCGGGGCATAAATCCCAAGCTGATCAAGAGAATACTTCGCTCAGTTCAGCAAAATGTCCGTGAAGAGGACTGGGGAGAGGACCATCGGGTCAGGGCCTGCCTCAAGGAAACCATACGCCGGATCTGCAACAATACAGCGGCTATTCAGCCAGGAGTCCGCAAACCTAGGATAGTGGCGTTAGTCGGGCCCACAGGGGTAGGAAAAACCACCACCATCGGTAAATTAGCGGCAGGCTTCAGCATCGTCGATAAACGGCGGGTTGCTTTGATCACTGCAGACACTTACCGGGTCGCTGCCGTGGAGCAGTTGAAAACCTTTGGGGAGATTATTGGCGTGCCTGTGGATGTGGTCATGACTCCCTCCGGTCTTCGGGAGGCGATTCAGCGCCATGAGGATAAGGAGCTTATTTTTATTGATACGGCCGGACGCAGTCCTCACCATGATCTTCATATGTCGGAATTAAAGGCGTTTCTGGAGAAGGCTCAGCCGGAGCTGACCATGCTCGTTATGAGTGCCGCCACTCAGGCCGCGGATTTGGCCAGGATCTATGAGCGCTTCGAGCCTTTGACGACCCATCTGATTTTTACCAAACTGGATGAAACAATCGGCGGGGGCACTATTCTTAATCTTTTGGAAAGAACCGACCTGCCTGTTGCATATATTACCAATGGGCAAAATGTTCCCGATGATATAGAAGTAGCAACCCCAGAGCGTTTGACTCGTTATATTCTGGGGGAGGGGGATCGGCGTGAATGA
- a CDS encoding MinD/ParA family protein has product MNDQAKVLRRIASRHKPDLTANSDSQHDLRVFAVTSGKGGVGKTNFSVNLGLALIDLGYRVILLDGDLGLANLDIACGVTPRYTFEHLLNGEKDIEEILIYGPKGIGILPGGSGVQDLANIERERLEEVVRNLGRLESLADIIIIDTGAGLGHTVLNFLRAADDIILVTTPEPTALTDAYGLLKALQKVKDGVTVNVVVNRVQREADAKDTYERLESAAKRFLNAPVNLLGWVYEDISVGRAIMKQEPIGVSYPQSSAYQCIQWIAGSVSGLYLSPPRQAGGIRGFLKNLLRAF; this is encoded by the coding sequence GTGAATGACCAGGCAAAAGTATTAAGGCGTATCGCCTCCCGACATAAACCTGACCTTACTGCCAATTCTGATTCCCAACACGATCTGCGTGTATTTGCTGTGACCAGCGGGAAGGGCGGCGTGGGCAAGACCAATTTCAGTGTGAATTTGGGCTTGGCATTGATTGATTTGGGCTATCGGGTCATTCTTCTGGATGGGGATCTGGGACTTGCGAACCTGGATATAGCCTGCGGCGTTACACCCCGTTATACTTTTGAGCATCTTCTCAATGGTGAAAAAGATATCGAAGAAATCCTGATCTATGGCCCGAAAGGGATAGGGATATTACCGGGGGGGTCAGGTGTCCAGGATTTAGCCAACATCGAGAGGGAGCGGCTGGAAGAGGTCGTCAGAAATCTGGGACGCCTAGAGTCCCTGGCAGATATTATTATCATTGATACAGGTGCAGGTTTAGGGCATACGGTGCTCAATTTCTTAAGGGCGGCAGATGATATCATCCTGGTTACCACCCCGGAGCCAACCGCCTTAACCGATGCTTATGGCCTGCTCAAGGCTTTACAAAAGGTTAAGGATGGCGTTACGGTCAATGTAGTGGTGAATCGGGTGCAAAGGGAAGCGGATGCCAAAGACACCTATGAACGCCTGGAGAGCGCCGCGAAGCGGTTCCTGAATGCTCCCGTCAATTTATTGGGGTGGGTCTATGAGGATATATCCGTGGGCAGAGCCATTATGAAACAAGAACCCATCGGAGTATCCTATCCGCAAAGTTCAGCTTATCAATGTATTCAATGGATTGCCGGTTCGGTGTCCGGACTTTATCTTAGTCCGCCGAGACAAGCAGGAGGAATTCGTGGCTTTTTAAAAAATCTTTTGCGAGCCTTTTAA
- a CDS encoding flagellar brake protein: MQYLDKLVSGLAVELHVPEGDYEGNYKTHVDEIGKTRLSVYAPHYQGMIIPLQEGTLVEVTFWDDVASYSFMSSVLQRVATPIPMFVLKMPDSIRRVQRRNYVRVSASFPITYQVVEREGLGDLLKGNMLDLSGGGMRFQAKVKLDKGSILYANLELPCGIIGTPGRVCRVEPIEDTKYFSVSVDFYQISERDRDRIIRCVFDIQRDLRKKGLI, encoded by the coding sequence GTGCAATATCTTGATAAATTAGTTTCCGGATTAGCTGTTGAGTTGCATGTTCCGGAAGGGGACTATGAAGGAAATTACAAGACACATGTCGATGAGATCGGCAAAACACGACTATCTGTATATGCACCCCATTACCAAGGGATGATCATTCCCCTGCAGGAGGGTACTCTTGTGGAGGTTACTTTTTGGGATGACGTGGCTTCCTACTCTTTTATGTCATCGGTTCTTCAGCGTGTCGCAACACCCATACCAATGTTTGTCCTGAAGATGCCGGATAGTATTAGAAGGGTCCAAAGGAGGAACTATGTGCGGGTTTCCGCCTCCTTCCCGATAACCTATCAAGTGGTGGAGAGGGAAGGATTAGGGGACCTGCTGAAGGGGAATATGTTGGATCTGAGCGGCGGCGGAATGCGTTTTCAAGCCAAAGTCAAGTTGGACAAAGGCTCCATCCTCTATGCCAATCTTGAATTACCCTGCGGTATCATCGGAACTCCGGGCCGGGTATGTCGGGTAGAGCCTATTGAAGACACCAAGTACTTTTCCGTGTCCGTAGATTTCTATCAAATTTCCGAACGTGATCGCGATCGCATCATCCGATGTGTTTTTGATATTCAAAGAGACTTGCGTAAGAAAGGATTGATCTAA
- a CDS encoding chemotaxis protein CheC, with product MEINQMQLDALREIGNIGSGHAATALSTMLSRRIEMSIPEVKAIEFEKAPMVIGHLEVPQAVIYVKVEGDASGKAVFFFPLESAEILVQALFGSNESFNLFDNEMAQSALKEVGNIMVSSFLIALTEFSGIPLQPSVPALAVDMVGAIFDAILLEDGILEDTVLFINTQLTGIPQIEGKFVFLPDEGSLIKLLGALGL from the coding sequence ATGGAAATTAATCAAATGCAATTGGATGCGTTGCGAGAGATCGGAAATATTGGCTCAGGACACGCCGCGACAGCATTATCCACTATGCTCAGCCGCCGCATTGAAATGTCCATTCCCGAGGTTAAAGCAATAGAATTTGAGAAGGCTCCTATGGTGATCGGTCATCTGGAGGTCCCCCAGGCCGTTATCTATGTTAAAGTCGAAGGGGATGCTTCGGGTAAAGCGGTGTTCTTCTTTCCTCTGGAAAGTGCGGAAATACTGGTACAAGCCTTATTTGGTTCCAATGAATCCTTTAACCTCTTTGATAATGAGATGGCTCAATCGGCCCTCAAAGAAGTGGGCAATATCATGGTGAGTTCATTCCTCATCGCTTTAACTGAGTTTTCAGGAATCCCTCTGCAACCTTCTGTGCCTGCTTTAGCCGTGGATATGGTGGGGGCAATTTTTGATGCGATTCTCCTGGAAGATGGCATACTTGAGGATACGGTTCTCTTTATTAATACTCAGCTTACCGGGATACCGCAAATTGAAGGAAAGTTCGTATTCTTGCCTGATGAGGGATCATTGATAAAACTGCTGGGAGCTTTGGGACTATGA
- a CDS encoding chemotaxis protein CheD translates to MSNVISVGMADLKTAKAPNILMTAGLGSCIGICVHDPIQKVGGMAHIMLPTAGSAPGGNPAKYADTAMDLLVTEILRLGASKSRLRAKMAGGAQMFSFPGKPPVLKIGDRNAEQVIVELKRLGIPLLVSDVGGSFGRTIHFDVGTGDLKVRTINHGEKVI, encoded by the coding sequence ATGAGCAATGTAATTAGTGTTGGTATGGCTGATTTGAAAACGGCAAAAGCGCCTAATATTTTAATGACGGCAGGATTAGGCTCTTGTATTGGTATATGTGTTCATGACCCGATTCAGAAGGTCGGGGGTATGGCTCATATTATGCTGCCCACGGCGGGGAGTGCCCCTGGCGGAAACCCCGCTAAATATGCCGATACAGCGATGGATCTTCTGGTGACGGAAATCCTTCGTTTAGGTGCCTCCAAATCCCGCCTGCGCGCCAAAATGGCCGGAGGCGCCCAAATGTTTTCCTTTCCGGGAAAACCGCCGGTGTTAAAGATAGGGGATCGCAATGCGGAACAAGTGATTGTGGAGTTAAAGCGTCTGGGGATTCCCCTCCTCGTCTCCGACGTCGGGGGAAGTTTTGGGCGAACCATCCATTTTGATGTGGGCACAGGTGATCTTAAGGTTCGAACCATTAACCATGGCGAAAAGGTGATTTAA